TTTTCATGGTAGAAACTCCTCATGGTTGTGTGTTTCAAATCTTAGACCCTAGAGAAAGTAAAGCGTATTTGCGGCTTGTATTAACAGTATTATCGACTCATCCCGCTACTGTTGCGCTATTAAATACCGGAACTCAAAAAAGTAACTGAAAGCAGAAGTCGCGCCGGTATTTCATGCTTGTCAGAGTTAGACTTTACAGACAGAATGGCGTATGTAAGCACGTTCAACAAGTTACAAAAATAATGGGGCTGTAACCATTTGTATTGGTACAGCTTCTTACATGCACTAGATTTTTACAGGAGGAGTGCCGGAAACGGCCGTCCGAGACTATATGGCGAAACTGGATAACATTCGAAATTTCAGCATTATTGCGCACATTGACCATGGTAAATCTACTCTTGCGGACCGTATTCTTGAAATTACCGGTCTGGTAAGTGAGAGAGACCAGCGTGAGCAGTATCTCGACCGCATGGAGCTTGAACGCGAACGCGGTATTACCATTAAGGCACAGGCGGTACGTATTCCGTACAAGGCTAAAAACGGCGAAGAATACGTTTTGAACCTGATTGATACACCGGGCCACGTTGACTTTGGTTACGAAGTATCCCGCTCCCTTGCAGCCTGTGAAGGCGCTTTGCTTGTTGTGGACTCCACACAGGGTGTTGAAGCGCAGACTCTGGCTAACGTATACCTCGCATTGGATCACGATCATGAAATCGTGCCTGTGCTGAACAAAATTGATCTTCCAAGTGCTGATGTAGACCGTGTTTCTGCTGAAATTGAAGAAAGCATCGGTCTTGATGCGACAGAAGCTGTTGGCGTAAGCGCTAAAACAGGTTTGAACGTAGATCAGGTACTTGAAGCTATTGTAGAGCGTCTTCCTGCTCCTAAAGGAGATAAGGATGCGCCTCTTAAAGCGCTTATTTTCGACTCTTGGTATGACTCATATCAGGGTGTAATTGTTATGTTCCGTATAATTGATGGTACCGTGAAAAAAGGCGATAAAATACGTCTTATGGCTACCGAGAAGGAATATGACATTACTCGTCTTGGTGTGTTTAGTCCTGAAATGGTCGAGATGAAGGAACTGTCTGCCGGTGAGGTAGGGTTCCTTTGTGCGACTATTAAAGAACTGGGCGATGCTAAGGTTGGTGATACTATCACTCTGGCCAATAATCCTGCAGACAAAGCCATCCCTGGATTTAAAGAAGTTCAGCCTATGGTGTACTGTGGTCTCTATCCTTCAGATTCCCAGGATTATGAAAGTCTCAAGTACGCGCTTGAAAAATTGCAGTTAAACGATGCTGCGTTCCAGTATGAAGCAGAAACCTCTCAGGCTCTTGGTTTTGGTTTCCGCTGTGGTTTCCTTGGCCTTTTGCACATGGAAATTATTCAGGAACGTATTGAACGTGAGTTTAATATTGATCTTATCGCAACTGCGCCTTCTGTAATTTATAAGGTAGAAACAGCAGACGGCGTTGTTCACGAAGTGGACAACCCTGCAAAGCTGCCTGATCCAAGTAGAACAGAAGCATTGTATGAGCCATTTGTTCGTTGCGAAATTCACGTTCCAGACGAGTATGTTGGTAACGTGCTGAAGCTGTGTGAAGAAAAACGCGGTATTCAGAAGGATATGAAATATCTGACTACTAACCGTGTTATCATCACCTACGAACTGCCGTTTGCTGAAATTGTGTATGATTTCTTTGATAAGTTGAAATCATACACCAAAGGTTATGCTTCTATGGATTACGAGATCATCGATTACCGTGAAGCCAACCTTGTTAAGCTTGATATGTTGATTAACGGCGATCCGGTAGATGCTTTAGCAACTATTGTTCATAAAGATAAAGCCTACTACCACGGCCGTGCTGTAGCTCTTAAACTGAAACGCAGTATTCCGCGTCAGTTGTACGAAGTAGTTATACAGGCTGCCATTGGTCAAAAAATTATTGCACGTGAACGTAACGCGCCGCTGCGTAAGAACGTTACTGCGAAGTGTTACGGTGGTGATATTTCCCGTAAGCGTAAGCTCCTTGAGAAGCAGAAAGAGGGTAAAAAACGCATGAAACGCATGGGTAACATTGAGTTGCCACAGGAAGCGTTCCTTGCTGCTCTTAAAATCGGCGACGAGTAGGTTTGACTGCCCGTTTTGCGGGCTAACTAATCAGGAATAGGAAGAATGGGTAATACAGCAGGTAAAAGTGGATTGAGAGAATATTTGGAAGCCCTTGGGGTGGCACTGATTCTAGCGTTAATTATCCGCTCCTTTGTAGTTCAGGCCTTTACCATTCCGTCAGGCTCCATGCTTCAGACTTTGCAGATCGGTGACTATCTGCTGGTTAACAAGTTTGCCTATGGTGTTCGGTTCCCGTTTTCAATTAAAGAAACAAATCCGGACGCACCGTCTATGTGGGCACGTTACTCTGTAGTACAGGGTAGCGAAATGATCTCCGTAGGCGATCCGGAACGTGAAGATATCGTGGTATTTGAATACCCGAGAAACCCTTCTGTTCATTACATCAAGCGTGTTATCGGTATCCCTGGTGACACAATTGAAATTCGAAATAAGGTATTGTACCGAAACGGCCGTAAGGTTGATGAGCCATACGTTCAGCATACGAAAGTAATGCCTGGCCCTGGAGACAACTACGGTCCGGTAATCGTGCCGGAAGGCAAATATCTTATGCTTGGTGATAACCGCGACGAGTCTTATGATTCCCGTTTCTGGGGCTTTGTAGACCGTGACGCGATTGTCGGTAATGCATTGATCATTTACTGGTCTATGGACGGGATGCGTTCTATCCGCTGGGATAGATTAGGCATGATAGTTCAACAGTAAGATGACATAAAAAAGTAAGCCCCTGACAGATATCTGTCAGGGGCTTTTTTTATGTCATAAGTTCGTTCGGCTGAGGATTTATTAGACTTGAATGGAATGGGTAGTTGGCTTGTCGGTCAGAGCAACATTATCCATTTTGCAGGTCTGTAATGATGGCTTGTAACTCATTGGCTTGAAGTGCCAATGTTCCGAGTGTGTTTCGTGCAAATTTCATAGCTTCAAAAACGTCTTGTGAAACTCTGGAAACATCAGAAACAGCTTTGTTGATTTCTTCACTAGCTGTTGATTGTTCTTCAGCAGCCGCGGCTATGGAGGCAACTTGTTCACTTGAAGTTTGAACAACTGAGACAATTTCAGCTAAGTTATCTCCAGCCTCCTTTGCAAGGCTTGTAACTTCTGAAACGGCTGTTGTTGTACTATGCATCCCCTCAACAGTGTTGTGGGTTCCGGATTGGATTGCTGTGACTGCATTGCCGACCTCGTGCGTTGCTTGCATAGTTTTTTCTGCAAGTTTACGTACTTCATCTGCTACGACAGCAAACCCTCGTCCAGCTTCTCCAGCACGTGCAGCTTCGATGGCGGCGTTGAGAGCAAGCAAGTTAGTCTGGTCTGCAATATCAGTGATTACGCCCATGATTTCACCAATACCATTTGCATGAGTATTTAGCTCGTCTAAGCCTTGTTGCATCATGTTAAAGTTGATTTGTACTGTGGAAACTCCATCCGTCACTTTATGTACAGCAGCTGCACCATGCGTAGCCATTTCCTTTGCAGCTTGGGTGTGCTGTGAGGTGCTGGAGGCATTTTGTGAAACATCGAATACCGTGGCATGCATTTGCTCCATTGAAACAGCGGTTTCAGTAAGACGTGAGTTTTGTGTACTAAGCTGTTCAGAGGTGTCATCAACAATTTGCTGTAATTCATTAGCAGATGAAGTCACATGGTTCACAACCGCGGCAAGGCGTGACGCTGCTTCTGTAATACCTTCCTGCTTGGCCTTTTCTGCCTGTTCGTTTGCCAGTCTGGCCTGTTCAAGTGCTTTCTCTGCAAGCGATGTCTTTTCTACCGCTTGTTGCTTCATTTCATCGGCTTCTGTGATGAGTTCCTTAAGCATGGAAACCATATGCTGCAGAGAGGAAATCAATTCGCCAATTTCATCCTTATGCTGATAATCGATGAATGCATCGAGGTTGCCGTTTGCAATAGAATTTGCATAGTTAACGGTGCGTTCAAGCGGAGTTGTGATTCCTTTTATAATGGTGAATCCTAGTCCCGATAATACGAGAGCCGTTAACAAATAGATAATAACTGAAGTCCATATCCCTTTTTCAAATATGTTGTTGGACTCATTGGTAAGCTCGGTGGCTTGTTGTGTAGTATCATTAATTCTGTTCTGGATTATCTGTAGAACGGTGCTGCTGTTGGCATCAAGTACATCATCTATTTTTGAAAATTTGACTTCAAGGTTATGGAGCGTGGTTGTCCATTCAGAAATTAGGGAAGGCAGTATGCGGCAACCTTCTTCTTCCAGTTTTTTTGCTGCGGCTTCCATTTGAGAACAAAGTTCCAGTTCCTCTGATGTTTGCGCAAGCATGCTCAGGGAGTCAATGTTAGATGATATAGTATCGAGCTGTGATTTTAGCATGGATGCATTTTTACTCGAGATACCACTATCTTTATCCATCAGTATTTTTAAAGTGATAAGAGAGAAACTGTTTGAAGCAAATTTGAGATCTGCAATTTCCGAACGTACGCTTCGAAGAGCATTACGGGATGCATAGTACCGTGCTAGATTGTCGGTCATAGAGAGTAGAAGATCGCTTTGTTTGCTTATACTTTTTTCAGTATTTTTAATCTTTGTAGTCAGATCAGCCTTTGTGCTGGTCAGGTCTATAATGAGATTACGCAAATCTATTTCAGTGGCTTGTAAAAGATTTGAAATGGACTGCCTTACTTCTGGAAGCCATTTTTCATTTTTAACAAAAGGAGCTAGAAAATTACAGGCTGCCTTGTTTTCTGCTGTAAGTTGTTTGATCCTTTCTAGCCGTTCCTGAGAGATGTCACCCTCATTTTTATCAACAATACAATCTAAAGCGAGTCGCGTAGCTTCGTTCGTAATTGACTTAAGGTCAGAAAGACCTTTTGTGATGTCCTGGTGAGTGTTTACAGACTCAACTGATGAAAAAATTTGAAATGCTGTTTTTCCACCAATTCCGCCAATAATGGTAATAGCAACGAGACCGGATGCAATGAGCAGAATGAGCTTTTGTCTGATTGAAAGTGACATAATGGATATTCCTGTAAGTGCCCGTAAAGGCTTGGTATGGGCGAGTGGGGTTAGATTGTTAAAAAAAAGAAATAAAAACTCGCCTTACTTTTACTGCTTCGTAAAATAATAAGGCGAGTTATGTTTAATTAGTTAACACCTTTTGATGAAAGGAATCCGCTGTACTGTTTATCAGTTCCTTTGATGTGGTGAGTAAGCCAATTTTTTAGGAACTTCATAACATCCATGGTGACTGTCAACTTGCCGGAACGTACACCGTTTTCAAAGTCGACAACCTCTGAAACAAACTTGCGGTGTTGTTCGACGTGTTCTTTGGTGTCTGGGTAACCGTGTTTTGCAAACAGGTCTTCTTCATAGCCGAAGTGAGTGACCGTGTAGTTTTTCAGGTTGTCGATGACATCTAACAGCTCATTATGGCTGCGGCGTGCTTTCATAGCGGCATGCAGTTCGTTTATCAAGGAAACAAGAACCTTGTGCTGGTCATCAATGGAATTGATTCCAACTGAAAGGTCGTTATTCCAAATAAGGAGAGGTCCATCGATGGCTGCAGCATTTTCAATATTACCTTTTGCAAGACTGGAAATCATGGAGTCCAGTTCTTCTACAAGGCCGGAAAGCTCTACAACTGCATTGGCAGCACTGTTCATGCCTGTTGCAGTTTCAGAAGCAACACGGGTTACGTCAGAAATGGCACGGTTAATTTCTTCAGATGCTGCGGACTGTTCTTCAGATGCAGTTGCGATAGAGGAGACCTGAATAGCTGTCTCATCAACGATGGTCACAATCTCTTCCATGAATTTTCCGGATTCAGTCGCTGCTTCGGTGGAAAGGGCAATGTCATTTGCTGCAAGCTCAACTGCCTGTACGTTCTGTTGGGCATGAGACTGGATTAGTTCAATAGCGCCGCCTACTTCCTGTGTTGCCTGCATTGTTTTCTCTGCAAGTTTACGAACTTCGTCTGCAACAACAGCAAAGCCACGGCCTGCTTCACCTGCACGGGCTGCTTCAATAGCCGCGTTTAGTGCCAGTAAGTTAGTTTGATCTGCAATGTCAGAGATGGTTACCATAATCTGGCTGATTGCATCGGCCTGCATACCGAGCTGTCCCATCGTCTCTTTCAAATTAAAAATACGTTTCTCCATCTGCATGATGGATTCAACAGCACGGCGAACTCCGTCAGCACCGGTTTCAGCATTTTCTTTAGAATCGGAAGCTGAAGTTGCTGCACTGGAAGCGTTCTGCGCAACTTCAATAACGGTGCAGTTCATTTCTTCCATTGCAGTGGCAGTTTCAGTCATTCGCATGTGCTGAACATCAACTCCTGCGTTAACCTGTTCGATTTGGGAAGAAAGTTCGTGTACTGCGCCGAATGCTTTAGTGGAAAGGGTATGGGCGCGACTTGCTACATCTTGCATTGAAGCAAGCATGTTTTGCACCTTCTCATCTTGTTCTTTTGCCGCATTAAGTGCGCGTTGGGATTGTTCTTCGGTAATTTTAATGAGTTCGTTGCTTTTTTGAGCTTGGGATATCTGTTCTTTAAAGTTGGCAATTATTCCAAGCAGTGAGTCTTTAACCTCTTTGAACTCAAAGTTAAAAGATCCTTCAAGCTGGGCATCAAAATTACCCTTATGGATTTTTTGGGCGAACTTATGAATATTGTTGAGCGGAGAAATGAGCTGGGTGCGTACATTGATGATGGTGAGAACCATTACAAGAAAAGCCGTAAGCATGAGGGTACACTGAATTGTATGCCGCATGAATTCATTTTCTGCACCGGAAAGTGAGAAGTCGGTGAGAAACATCAAGACGACAGTGCCGAAAAGAAAAGCAACAGATGCTGTAAGTCTGTTTTGTAGAGTCATGTGAACTTCCTTTGCGAGAGTAAGTCAAATTCACCTAAATATTTTAGAGATCGCGGTGGTGAAAATAAAAAGACTCTCTCCCCCCTGAAAAGATAATTATACTGGATTGATGTGAAAAAGTGGTCGCATTGCTGTGACAATCCTAAAATTCAATATCGGCGTGATTGCGCTAATCTTTAAAAATCTATAACGTTTTTCTTTTGCTACGTTTCAGGTGTTCTGATTTCTTATGATTATTGCGAGGAAGTTGTGATTACTGTTGTCTCCTGTGCTGCTCTAGCTGGAATTGATGCCTTTACAGTTGAAATGGAAGTAGATTTAACCCGTGCCGGTCTGCCTGCATTTACTATGGTCGGCCTTGCGGAAGGTGCTGTTCGTGAAGCGAAAGAGCGTGTGATGGCTGCCTTGAAGAACACGGGGCATAAGTTGCCGCCGTCACGTATTACCGTGAACTTAGCTCCGGCAGATAAACGCAAGGCGGGAAGCGGGTATGATTTAGCCTTAGCCCTTGGCTTGCTGGGGGCGGCTGGAATTATTTCATCTAAAGCGTTGCAAGGGTATTTTTTTGTCGGTGAGCTTTCTTTGACGGGTGAGTTGAAGCCGGTGTCAGGTGTGTTACCAATAGCTATTCATGCCCGTGAGATGGGAGCAAAAGGACTTATTGTTGCACCGGATAACGCAGAAGAAGCAGCTGTTGTGGAAGGGCTGCCTGTGTATTCCATGACAACTCTTGGAGAGGTCATAGAACATGTAACTGGAACAACAGTGTTTGAAGCAGCAACTCCACCTGTGTCGGAAAAGAGTGCTGCATTAGAGTGGATGCTCGATTTTGCAGAGGTGAAAGGGCAGGAGCATGCTAAACGTGCAATTGAAATTGCTGCAGCCGGTAATCATAATTTATTATTTGTCGGCCCTCCAGGAAGCGGGAAGACCATGCTTGCAAAACGAATTCCTACCGTTTTGCCTCGTCTTACCTTTGAAGAGACCCTCGAAGTAACAAAGATTTATTCTGTCTCCGGCCTCCTTAGTAAAAAACGCTCTCTCATAACAGACCGTCCATATCGTTCTCCGCATCACACTATTTCTGATGTCGGTTTGGTTGGTGGCGGAACATACCCGAAACCGGGGGAAGTTTCCCTTGCACATCGCGGCGTACTTTTCCTTGATGAGTTGCCGGAGTTCAAAAAATCTGTGCTGGAAGTAATGCGTCAGCCTCTAGAAGATGGTAATGTTACTATCTGCCGTTCCAGCATTTCTTTGTCATTTCCATCAGACTTTATGCTAGTTGCCGCAATGAACCCGTGTCCTTGCGGGTATCTTACAGATGACCGGCATCCGTGTATTTGTAATAGCAGGCAAGTAGCAAATTATCGTTCTAAATTGTCGGGACCGCTGCTGGACAGAATTGATCTGCATGTTGAGGTGCCTGCGGTTAAGTACGATGACTTGCAGTCGACTACTGGTATTAGTTCTGTCGAGATGCGTTTGCGTATTGAAGCAGCTAGAAAGATTCAGGAGGAGCGGTATAAAGGAACACCGTTGAAGACGAATGCTGATCTTTCAGGTCGATGGCTTGAGAAGTTCACTCCGATTACAGATGCGGAAAATACGTTTTTGCGTAACGCGGTTGATGCTCTTGGGCTTTCCGCACGAGCTTATACTCGTGTACTACGTATTGCCAGAACAATAGCAGACTTGGAAGGTGCAAAGGATATCGCTGTAGCGCACATAGCTGAAGCGATAAACTGTCGAACTCTTGATAGGGAATAAAAAAAGTCCCTGCCGCTCTGAAGGTGGCAGGGACTTTTTTGTGCTGTTAAATTACGTCATCCGAAAGGCTTGAGTGCGGTTCATACGTTGGCAGCTGAAATATTCGTATGCTAGTCGGACGCAGCTAGTCTTAGTCCAAGTCCAACAAGGATAGAGCCTGCTGTTGCTTCAATGTATGATCGGCTTTTAGGAGCAGAAATAACCTGTTTTGCTTTTCCCACAATGCTGGCGAGCAGGCATTGCCAGATAAACGAGATTCCGAAGTGGATGCTCGTTAAAAAGAAAATTTGGGCTACAGGATGTCCGCTTGAATTCATAAATTGCGGCATGAAGGTAATGTAAAATACTGCAGTTTTCGGGTTCAAAACGTTAGAGAGAATTCCTTCTCTGAATGATCTTGAAACACAGACTTTTTCTGCACGGGCAGCAAGTTCTTCAGCCCCCTTGGCGCTTGCGTACCGCTTTTTTGCATCCCATAAGTTTTGGCAACCAAGCCAGACGATGTAGAATGCACCGATGATTTTAATAAAGTGGTACAGTTGAGCAGAGTTGTAGAGAATAAGTGCAAGCCCGCAGCCGGAAATGGTGGCGTGGAAAAAGAGCCCCGTACAGATTCCTGCGCTGGTTATTGCGCCATCTGTAAGTCCACCTCGAATGCTGTTGCGGATAACCATCATGGTATCTGCACCCGGGATCATTGCAAGAATGGTGATTGCGATTAAGAATTCGCCAAAATTATCCGGTAGCATGTGACACTCCTACATATCGAATCAAAAAAATCTATCGTATTAGCTAGTCAGAAGCAGCCAATTCTACACCCAATCCAACAAAGGGAATAGTTGTTACAGCGCCGATTCTGGCACGTGCTTCAGATTTGTTTTTTTAAGCGCAAAATTTGTAATCATGAGCGTGTCGTTCGTGCATGGTTACAAGTGGTAAGTGAGCACAGACAGTGACAGAAACACTTTTTGTCTGCAACGGGAAAAAAGAGCTTTTTTTGCTTCAGGTGGTTGGAGGAAGCCCTGTGTCTTGTTTAATTTTTTCGGGTGTTATCTCACTGCGTTCATGAAATAAAAAAGGGCTGTCCTATATCGGTAGGACAGCCTTTTAGATTTCAATGAGTAGTAAGTTGTTTGAAAAAATATTTGCTGGTTAAAGCATGGGGGTGAAGCAGGTTGAGGGGGAGGCAAAGTCTGCGATACTAGTCTGAGTTGGAGGTAACGCTCTGATTCAGACTATTTTTTCTTCTTCTTTTTTCCGCCTTTTTTGCCACCACCGGAGCGGCGTCGTGGTCGGCCGCCGGTTTTCGGACGTGGAGCCATCTGGCGTTCTTGTCGTTTGGTGTAGGTTCGCTCTGTGCCTGTACGAGCCTGTTCTTCTAACAGTTTGTGATAGTTGTCGAGTCTGCGTTGAGTAAGCTTTCCTGCTGCTATAGCCTGTTGTACAGCGCAGTCTGGCTCCTGATCGTGTTGGCAGTCGACAAATGCACAGCTTTCAATGAGTTCCTGAATATCGTGGAAAACTTCTTTTACTACTTCTTCGCATGGTGGGAGTTGTAGTTCGCGGAAGCCTGGAACATCCATGATGGTACCGCCACATGGCATCAGGTATAGGGTGCGGCTGGAAGTAGTATGCCGACCTTTACTGTCTGCATCGCGAATAGCACCTGTCAGGGTGACTTCTTCTTTCATCATTGTGTTGATGAGGGTAGATTTACCTACACCGGAAGAACCTACAAGGGCGATGGAGTGGCCATGGCCGCACCAGTCTTTAAGGAGAGTTGCTGTGCGCTCTTCGCGTCCGTCTACAGCAAGGACAGGAACATTTTGGTAGAGTGTTTTTGCGTCGGCAACGCAGCTGCCTACAAAGGACTGGTTTGCTTCATCTGCCTTGGTGAGAATGATAACCGGCTGGGCTCCGCTTTGGATTGCCAGTGCCAGATAACGTTCGAGGCGGGATAAGCTGAAGTCGTGGTTCAGTGAGGAGACAATAAAAACTGTGTCCAAGTTTGCTGCAACCAGCTGGACAGTTTTTTCGTTTTGTGGAGAACGACGCACAAAGACGGTTTTTCGTTCCAGCATGCGCACAGGATATTGCTTGTTTTTGTCGAGTACAAGCCAGTCACCGACTGTCGGTTTAGCTTCTGCTTTACCGCCAAGCCAGTTACCCGGAAGTGGCATCTGCACTTTTCCGAATTTGCCCCATACATTCATAAGCACTGCATGTATGCTGGAAACGCGACCAACGTGTTCCGTGGTCTCGTCTTCGGAAAGCTGTTGGCTGAAGTGTTCAGACCAGCCAAGTGTGCTGAGAATCGAGTCTTTCTGCATATCGTCCGTCTGCAAGAGTGTTGTCTCCTCCGGTCACATAAAAGAAACCGATGCGTAATTTTGTTGATGTTGTGTGTGCAGTATAGCAGAGCGTGCGTCAAGTCCCAAATGCCCGCTGCTTGCTGCATAAAAAATAGCGGATGAACTATAGTTCATCCGCTATTTTCTGATGTTATTATTCGTGTAGCAACGCGTTAGTTTTTAACTGCGTTTTCAGAAGCGTACACTTCTTCAAGGATGGCGTCTGCGCCTTGCTCTTTTACTACTTCAGCAAGGTCAAGACCAATCTGACGTGCATTTTCTTCATTACCTGTCGCAGTCTCATGGATTTTGCGAACACCTTTGAGGTCTGCAACAAAGCCTACCATTTCGAAGTTGTCTTCATCTGTCATGGTAGCGAAGCCAGCGATAGGTACCTGACAACCACCCTGCAAACCGTAGAGGAAACCGCGCTCAGCTTCTACGCAGATACGGGTAGGACGGTGTTCGAGGAATGCAAGCATTTCGTGCAGGTCTTCACGATCTTTATGGAATTCGATGCCAAGTGCACCCTGACCGACTGCTGGCAGGAAGCGTGGTGCGCCGAGAATTTCATTCTTTGGTGCAGAAAGACCAAGGCGTTTAAGACCGGAAGTTGCCATGACGATAGCATCA
The DNA window shown above is from Halodesulfovibrio marinisediminis DSM 17456 and carries:
- the lepA gene encoding translation elongation factor 4 codes for the protein MAKLDNIRNFSIIAHIDHGKSTLADRILEITGLVSERDQREQYLDRMELERERGITIKAQAVRIPYKAKNGEEYVLNLIDTPGHVDFGYEVSRSLAACEGALLVVDSTQGVEAQTLANVYLALDHDHEIVPVLNKIDLPSADVDRVSAEIEESIGLDATEAVGVSAKTGLNVDQVLEAIVERLPAPKGDKDAPLKALIFDSWYDSYQGVIVMFRIIDGTVKKGDKIRLMATEKEYDITRLGVFSPEMVEMKELSAGEVGFLCATIKELGDAKVGDTITLANNPADKAIPGFKEVQPMVYCGLYPSDSQDYESLKYALEKLQLNDAAFQYEAETSQALGFGFRCGFLGLLHMEIIQERIEREFNIDLIATAPSVIYKVETADGVVHEVDNPAKLPDPSRTEALYEPFVRCEIHVPDEYVGNVLKLCEEKRGIQKDMKYLTTNRVIITYELPFAEIVYDFFDKLKSYTKGYASMDYEIIDYREANLVKLDMLINGDPVDALATIVHKDKAYYHGRAVALKLKRSIPRQLYEVVIQAAIGQKIIARERNAPLRKNVTAKCYGGDISRKRKLLEKQKEGKKRMKRMGNIELPQEAFLAALKIGDE
- the lepB gene encoding signal peptidase I: MGNTAGKSGLREYLEALGVALILALIIRSFVVQAFTIPSGSMLQTLQIGDYLLVNKFAYGVRFPFSIKETNPDAPSMWARYSVVQGSEMISVGDPEREDIVVFEYPRNPSVHYIKRVIGIPGDTIEIRNKVLYRNGRKVDEPYVQHTKVMPGPGDNYGPVIVPEGKYLMLGDNRDESYDSRFWGFVDRDAIVGNALIIYWSMDGMRSIRWDRLGMIVQQ
- a CDS encoding methyl-accepting chemotaxis protein, translated to MSLSIRQKLILLIASGLVAITIIGGIGGKTAFQIFSSVESVNTHQDITKGLSDLKSITNEATRLALDCIVDKNEGDISQERLERIKQLTAENKAACNFLAPFVKNEKWLPEVRQSISNLLQATEIDLRNLIIDLTSTKADLTTKIKNTEKSISKQSDLLLSMTDNLARYYASRNALRSVRSEIADLKFASNSFSLITLKILMDKDSGISSKNASMLKSQLDTISSNIDSLSMLAQTSEELELCSQMEAAAKKLEEEGCRILPSLISEWTTTLHNLEVKFSKIDDVLDANSSTVLQIIQNRINDTTQQATELTNESNNIFEKGIWTSVIIYLLTALVLSGLGFTIIKGITTPLERTVNYANSIANGNLDAFIDYQHKDEIGELISSLQHMVSMLKELITEADEMKQQAVEKTSLAEKALEQARLANEQAEKAKQEGITEAASRLAAVVNHVTSSANELQQIVDDTSEQLSTQNSRLTETAVSMEQMHATVFDVSQNASSTSQHTQAAKEMATHGAAAVHKVTDGVSTVQINFNMMQQGLDELNTHANGIGEIMGVITDIADQTNLLALNAAIEAARAGEAGRGFAVVADEVRKLAEKTMQATHEVGNAVTAIQSGTHNTVEGMHSTTTAVSEVTSLAKEAGDNLAEIVSVVQTSSEQVASIAAAAEEQSTASEEINKAVSDVSRVSQDVFEAMKFARNTLGTLALQANELQAIITDLQNG
- a CDS encoding bacteriohemerythrin; the protein is MTLQNRLTASVAFLFGTVVLMFLTDFSLSGAENEFMRHTIQCTLMLTAFLVMVLTIINVRTQLISPLNNIHKFAQKIHKGNFDAQLEGSFNFEFKEVKDSLLGIIANFKEQISQAQKSNELIKITEEQSQRALNAAKEQDEKVQNMLASMQDVASRAHTLSTKAFGAVHELSSQIEQVNAGVDVQHMRMTETATAMEEMNCTVIEVAQNASSAATSASDSKENAETGADGVRRAVESIMQMEKRIFNLKETMGQLGMQADAISQIMVTISDIADQTNLLALNAAIEAARAGEAGRGFAVVADEVRKLAEKTMQATQEVGGAIELIQSHAQQNVQAVELAANDIALSTEAATESGKFMEEIVTIVDETAIQVSSIATASEEQSAASEEINRAISDVTRVASETATGMNSAANAVVELSGLVEELDSMISSLAKGNIENAAAIDGPLLIWNNDLSVGINSIDDQHKVLVSLINELHAAMKARRSHNELLDVIDNLKNYTVTHFGYEEDLFAKHGYPDTKEHVEQHRKFVSEVVDFENGVRSGKLTVTMDVMKFLKNWLTHHIKGTDKQYSGFLSSKGVN
- a CDS encoding YifB family Mg chelatase-like AAA ATPase, producing MITVVSCAALAGIDAFTVEMEVDLTRAGLPAFTMVGLAEGAVREAKERVMAALKNTGHKLPPSRITVNLAPADKRKAGSGYDLALALGLLGAAGIISSKALQGYFFVGELSLTGELKPVSGVLPIAIHAREMGAKGLIVAPDNAEEAAVVEGLPVYSMTTLGEVIEHVTGTTVFEAATPPVSEKSAALEWMLDFAEVKGQEHAKRAIEIAAAGNHNLLFVGPPGSGKTMLAKRIPTVLPRLTFEETLEVTKIYSVSGLLSKKRSLITDRPYRSPHHTISDVGLVGGGTYPKPGEVSLAHRGVLFLDELPEFKKSVLEVMRQPLEDGNVTICRSSISLSFPSDFMLVAAMNPCPCGYLTDDRHPCICNSRQVANYRSKLSGPLLDRIDLHVEVPAVKYDDLQSTTGISSVEMRLRIEAARKIQEERYKGTPLKTNADLSGRWLEKFTPITDAENTFLRNAVDALGLSARAYTRVLRIARTIADLEGAKDIAVAHIAEAINCRTLDRE
- a CDS encoding LysE family translocator, which encodes MLPDNFGEFLIAITILAMIPGADTMMVIRNSIRGGLTDGAITSAGICTGLFFHATISGCGLALILYNSAQLYHFIKIIGAFYIVWLGCQNLWDAKKRYASAKGAEELAARAEKVCVSRSFREGILSNVLNPKTAVFYITFMPQFMNSSGHPVAQIFFLTSIHFGISFIWQCLLASIVGKAKQVISAPKSRSYIEATAGSILVGLGLRLAASD
- the rsgA gene encoding ribosome small subunit-dependent GTPase A, giving the protein MQTDDMQKDSILSTLGWSEHFSQQLSEDETTEHVGRVSSIHAVLMNVWGKFGKVQMPLPGNWLGGKAEAKPTVGDWLVLDKNKQYPVRMLERKTVFVRRSPQNEKTVQLVAANLDTVFIVSSLNHDFSLSRLERYLALAIQSGAQPVIILTKADEANQSFVGSCVADAKTLYQNVPVLAVDGREERTATLLKDWCGHGHSIALVGSSGVGKSTLINTMMKEEVTLTGAIRDADSKGRHTTSSRTLYLMPCGGTIMDVPGFRELQLPPCEEVVKEVFHDIQELIESCAFVDCQHDQEPDCAVQQAIAAGKLTQRRLDNYHKLLEEQARTGTERTYTKRQERQMAPRPKTGGRPRRRSGGGKKGGKKKKKK